A single window of Leishmania panamensis strain MHOM/PA/94/PSC-1 chromosome 35 sequence DNA harbors:
- a CDS encoding hypothetical protein (TriTrypDB/GeneDB-style sysID: LpmP.35.6060), whose amino-acid sequence MLGNALSCFAAQLDLSRLTGTVPPDVDYAELYSMIQQRLQSVPGTTPNVFQLLEKKQIHLPVPDDPAYAIASMSEPITVFLFDIEGTTTPLPFVRQTMIPLADARVETYMTTHFPANPAFVDLLTAASHPQSSPVSKRQTTGWKAFSDALSASEARDWKDAAANEVTRNEFCALFHDEVKKGSSHPTIKAVQAAIWAEVFAEGKLQSQVFPDVNAFFRYAGGPAMAEKTRIALYSTGSIAAQKLLMGHTPYGDLNPFITAYFDPILVGTKLMPKSYMKIRILLAEQLDLSPEDMRIVFVTDNTSEASAAETSGAIQSSILCVRPLNDWITFDTMASINVPYVMSFMQLMQRECVVDMAKLVRDTRECLMKQGAS is encoded by the coding sequence ATGTTGGGGAACGccctctcttgctttgcGGCACAGCTCGACTTGTCGCGCTTAACGGGAACAGTGCCTCCCGATGTCGACTACGCGGAGCTGTACTCGATGATTCAGCAGAGGTTACAAAGCGTCCCTGGGACGACGCCCAATGTGTTTCAACTCCTCGAGAAAAAGCAGATTCATCTTCCTGTGCCCGACGATCCAGCCTATGCCATTGCATCCATGTCGGAGCCCATCactgtgtttctcttcgaCATTGAGGGTACGACTACGCCACTGCCTTTTGTGCGGCAAACGATGATCCCTCTTGCCGATGCCCGTGTTGAGACCTACATGACCACGCACTTCCCTGCTAACCCGGCGTTTGTGGACCTCCTCACAGCAGCGTCCCACCCGCAGTCTTCGCCAGTGTCAAAGAGACAAACGACCGGCTGGAAGGCCTTTTCGGATGCTCTTTCGGCGAGTGAGGCACGTGACTGGAAGGACGCAGCTGCGAACGAGGTGACGCGTAATGAATTCTGCGCCCTTTTTCACgacgaggtgaagaagggctCATCGCATCCTACCATAAAGGCTGTCCAGGCCGCCATCTGGGCGGAGGTGTTTGCAGAGGGGAAGTTGCAGTCACAGGTGTTTCCCGATGTGAATGCGTTTTTTCGCTACGCCGGAGGACCAGCCATGGCGGAGAAGACGCGCATCGCACTGTACAGCACGGGAAGCATCGCAGCCCAGAAGCTCCTCATGGGTCACACCCCATATGGTGATTTAAACCCGTTCATTACGGCGTATTTTGACCCTATACTTGTCGGCACAAAGCTGATGCCGAAGAGCTACATGAAAATCCGAATCCTcctggcggagcagctggatCTGTCGCCGGAGGACATGCGCATCGTCTTTGTGACTGATAACACCAGCGAGGCCTCTGCGGCCGAAACTTCTGGAGCAATCCAAAGCTCCatcctgtgtgtgcgtccgCTAAACGACTGGATCACATTTGACACGATGGCGTCGATTAACGTGCCGTACGTCATGTCGTTTATGCAACTGATGCAGCGCGAGTGTGTGGTGGACATGGCGAAGTTGGTTAGGGACACAAGGGAGTGTTTGATGAAACAAGGCGCCTCTTGA